Below is a genomic region from Micropterus dolomieu isolate WLL.071019.BEF.003 ecotype Adirondacks linkage group LG16, ASM2129224v1, whole genome shotgun sequence.
TCAAGTTTATTCATCAGATGGACTGCCAACAGAAGAGTGGATCAGagtatttgttttatgtttctatGCTAACAGAATGACCAGTGGCCAAACAAACAAGTGCTCCTCcctgaaatataaatatagcaTGCTCCGTTTCATTAACAAATATCagtaaatgtttgtctttgcaCTGGCGCAATTAGTATTATGTGCAGTCATTTACTGTTTAACTGTACTTTGTTTAATCAAATCTGAAGTAAATTATTGTGAAAATAGTTTAACATGTGTTCAACCTGTGTGTATTGATTTGGTGTTGCAGGTCAGTTTATTTAGAACTAATCTTTTCAGTCAATTTTCAACCGAAATGCCAAAGATTCATCGGTTTCAAATGCGAGGATTTGCTGGTTTACTTTGTCATATATCAAGgtaatttatcattatacaacacaatgTTGAACAAGATGAAAGTAGACAAAACAGTTGATACATTAattgaaaataatcagcagatagACAGTTAAtgataattgtttgttgcagccctattcAATACCACTATTGTTTTAACACAAGTTTAATTACCTTGAATTAACTTGAATGTGAAGCAGGTCAATAACATGTTGTTTAACAAGACTGTTATACTGAACCTAAATGTCCAAAAAGAACCTTAACATTTCAGCTATATTTAGCCCAAATACTATGAAGAAGAATcttaaaatcatgtttattcTTTTGGAACCTAGTTTTAtactttaatgaaaataaaaaaaaaagacctaaTGAGAGACTCACGCAGCCTGTTAATGTTTATTTCCATCTTGTCCATCCTATTAAGAATTCTCTGACTCCTGATGGAGTCATTGTTGTGGGCCCTCTGGATTTTCTCTGAATGGGTATGGACCTCCTTCTTAATGGAGCCAAGGTATAGCAGAGCTGCAGTCAAAGCAAAGGCCAAGACTGATCCTTTAATCCAGCCAGATCTCATCTTGGTCTGTGGATGTCGTGTTCTGCCTCGCatgaaaaaggaggagaaagttTTACCTTGAATCTCAGGcgcttgctctctctcctctttctttctccccacCCCCTCACACAAATTATGGATGTCGTGTTTTGTTCTGCCTTGCatgaaaaaggaggagaaagtaTTACCTTGAATCTCAGgtgttctctctcctcttttttctcCCCACCCcctcttcacacacactcacacaaatacaGTCTCACACATTAACGCACCATAGCTGTGTTATCTGATATCCTGAAGTTCACACCAAATGTAGTTTTCACTTCTGGTTTTCACTCTGATGTCTCTTCGTTTGCATTACACCTGGTATGCAAGGTGTATAGCATTAACTCTAGTTACCTGGGAGTTACCAGCAGTACTCTGCAGGTAACCGGACTGACGGACAAGTCAGGTACAACACCACAACAATATTGTTCAGTCTCCGCTAACAGCATGTTtcacaaattgtttttttaggtTTGATAAAGCTGAGAACCTGATTTTATACAAAGGAAAATCTTACTGGgttcatttaatttatataaagttCCCTTTGTTAACTTTGGATTACAAGATGCTacattttaatcaaaatgtaGACAACATGCATTTTCCAACCAAAAGAAACTCTTCTGTATCTGCAAATGTTCAAATAAATTGTGAAGAGAAtagcagaagaaagaaaataaatactaaatctaaagtttatgatgaaaagggcttttttttcatctgtaaggctttttcaaaataaaactggcTAATTGAAATGTTTCCTATGTTTTTTGTACTGACCACATTCTTATGTAATTCCCAGTAAAAACCTCAAAAGAAGACTAAATTAATGTTCTATATCATTGTGACAGCCTGGCTGCTTGtactgctgttttctttttgtgggaGCCTGGGTGGGTCATCACAGCAACTGCCTGCAcctgagaggagggaggggcCAAATGCTCTCTCTTGCTGGGCAGGtataatacactgctcaaaaaaataaagggaacactaaaataacacatcccatatctgaatgaatgaaataatctcattaaatactcctttctttatatagctgaatgtgctgacaacaaaatcacacaaaaattatcaatggaaatcaaatttatcaacccatggaggtctggatgtggagtcacactcaaaatcaaagtggaaaaccacactacaggccgatccaactttgatgtaatgtccttaaaacaagtcaaaatgaggctcagtagtgtatgtggcctccacgtgcctgtatgacttCCCTACAACTCCTGGGCATGCATACGTCATCCATACACGCCTTAGACTGCCGActacatctatatctccacactcTACCCTATTTccttattaataaaaataaattaacctGGCTTTTGaacttttgtgtatatgtggACTCGCTTTTGTTAGGAGCCTGAGCCAAGTTTGAAACAATCATTGAGATGgcacattaaaaaaatctgtatcacCCAGTAGAACTGGGAAAATAGTtgatataaatacatttttgcttCTTAGATAAATTATATACAACATAATTCTCAATACGGCAGTGCAATGGCATGGTGGATAGTATTGTGGCCCCACAGCACGAAGGTCCTGCGTTCAAACTCTAAATATTCCTtagatgtgagtgtgtgtggttgtttgtctcaatgtgtcagccctgtgtccactgggattggctccacccCCAACCCCATAGAATGGATAGATTGATAATTCTCAATACCATATATCATCCTAAATGTGTGCGAATTTGGTTTAGGCCCATATGACCGTAACCATAATTGTAAAACAAACTGCACTCACCCTTTTAACCAGAGCCACAtttgtttaatcaaattaaatatctttcttcCAGCTGTGGGCAACATTGGTGCAAATTGTTGCAAGTAAAAAATCGAATAACTCTGTTTCACACTTGTTGCGCATAGAAATACCTGGAAGGCCCCACCCCCCAGCTGAATAATCGAGCACattaatgaaaatataacaaCTGCAGGTGCTAGGACTCACTGAGTGGTTTGATGTGTACGTAATTTGGGTGTATGAAATCAAGTGCCAACAAATACACCCCTCAGTGATCNNNNNNNNNNNNNNNNNNNNNNNNNNNNNNNNNNNNNNNNNNNNNNNNNNNNNNNNNNNNNNNNNNNNNNNNNNNNNNNNNNNNNNNNNNNNNNNNNNNNNNNNNNNNNNNNNNNNNNNNNNNNNNNNNNNNNNNNNNNNNNNNNNNNNNNNNNNNNNNNNNNNNNNNNNNNNNNNNNNNNNNNNNNNNNNNNNNNNNNNNNNNNNNNNNNNNNNNNNNNNNNNNNNNNNNNNNNNNNNNNNNNNNNNNNNNNNNNNNNNNNNNNNNNNNNNNNNNNNNNNNNNNNNNNNNNNNNNNNNNNNNNNNNNNNNNNNNNNNNNNNNNNNNNNNNNNNNNNNNNNNNNNNNNNNNNNNNNNNNNNNNNNNNNNNNNNNNNNNNNNNNNNNNNNNNNNNNNNNNNNNNNNNNNNNNNNNNNNNNNNNNNNNNNNNNNNNNNNNNNNNNNNNNNNNNNNNNNNNNNNNNNNNNNNNNNNNNNNNNNNNNNNNNNNNNNNNNNNNNNNNNNNNNNNNNNNNNNNNNNNNNNNNNNNNNNNNNNNNNNNNNNNNNNNNNNNNNNNNNNNNNNNNNNNNNNNNNNNNNNNNNNNNNNNNNNNNNNNNNNNNNNNNNNNNNNNNNNNNNNNNNNNNNNNNNNNNNNNNNNNNNNNNNNNNNNNNNNNNNNNNNNNNNNNNNNNNNNNNNNNNNNNNNNNNNNNNNNNNNNNNNNNNNNNNNNNNNNNNNNNNNNNNNNNNNNNNNNNNNNNNNNNNNNNNNNNNNNNNNNNNNNNNNNNNNNNNNNNNNNNNNNNNNNNNNNNNNNNNNNNNNNNNNNNNNNNNNNNNNNNNNNNNNNNNNNNNNNNNNNNNNNNNNNNNNNNNNNNNNNNNNNNNNNNNNNNNNNNNNNNNNNNNNNNNNNNNNNNNNNNNNNNNNNNNNNNNNNNNNNNNNNNNNNNNNNNNNNNNNNNNNNNNNNNNNNNNNNNNNNNNNNNNNNNNNNNNNNNNNNNNNNNNNNNNNNNNNNNNNNNNNNNNNNNNNNNNNNNNNNNNNNNNNNNNNNNNNNNNNNNNNNNNNNNNNNNNNNNNNNNNNNNNNNNNNNNNNNNNNNNNNNNNNNNNNNNNNNNNNNNNNNNNNNNNNNNNNNNNNNNNNNNNNNNNNNNNNNNNNNNNNNNNNNNNNNNNNNNNNNNNNNNNNNNNNNNNNNNNNNNNNNNNNNNNNNNNNNNNNNNNNNNNNNNNNNNNNNNNNNNNNNNNNNNNNNNNNNNNNNNNNNNNNNNNNNNNNNNNNNNNNNNNNNNNNNNNNNNNNNNNNNNNNNNNNNNNNNNNNNNNNNNNNNNNNNNNNNNNNNNNNNNNNNNNNNNNNNNNNNNNNNNNNNNNNNNNNNNNNNNNNNNNNNNNNNNNNNNNNNNNNNNNNNNNNNNNNNNNNNNNNNNNNNNNNNNNNNNNNNNNNNNNNNNNNNNNNNNNNNNNNNNNNNNNNNNNNNNNNNNNNNNNNNNNNNNNNNNNNNNNNNNNNNNNNNNNNNNNNNNNNNNNNNNNNNNNNNNNNNNNNNNNNNNNNNNNNNNNNNNNNNNNNNNNNNNNNNNNNNNNNNNNNNNNNNNNNNNNNNNNNNNNNNNNNNNNNNNNNNNNNNNNNNNNNNNNNNNNNNNNNNNNNNNNNNNNNNNNNNNNNNNNNNNNNNNNNNNNNNNNNNNNNNNNNNNNNNNNNNNNNNNNNNNNNNNNNNNNNNNNNNNNNNNNNNNNNNNNNNNNNNNNNNNNNNNNNNNNNNNNNNNNNNNNNNNNNNNNNNNNNNNNNNNNNNNNNNNNNNNNNNNNNNNNNNNNNNNNNNNNNNNNNNNNNNNNNNNNNNNNNNNNNNNNNNNNNNNNNNNNNNNNNNNNNNNNNNNNNNNNNNNNNNNNNNNNNNNNNNNNNNNNNNNNNNNNNNNNNNNNNNNNNNNNNNNNNNNNNNNNNNNNNNNNNNNNNNNNNNNNNNNNNNNNNNNNNNNNNNNNNNNNNNNNNNNNNNNNNNNNNNNNNNNNNNNNNNNNNNNNNNNNNNNNNNNNNNNNNNNNNNNNNNNNNNNNNNNNNNNNNNNNNNNNNNNNNNNNNNNNNNNNNNNNNNNNNNNNNNNNNNNNNNNNNNNNNNNNNNNNNNNNNNNNNNNNNNNNNNNNNNNNNNNNNNNNNNNNNNNNNNNNNNNNNNNNNNNNNNNNNNNNNNNNNNNNNNNNNNNNNNNNNNNNNNNNNNNNNNNNNNNNNNNNNNNNNNNNNNNNNNNNNNNNNNNNNNNNNNNNNNNNNNNNNNNNNNNNNNNNNNNNNNNNNNNNNNNNNNNNNNNNNNNNNNNNNNNNNNNNNNNNNNNNNNNNNNNNNNNNNNNNNNNNNNNNNNNNNNNNNNNNNNNNNNNNNNNNNNNNNNNNNNNNNNNNNNNNNNNNNNNNNNNNNNNNNNNNNNNNNNNNNNNNNNNNNNNNNNNNNNNNNNNNNNNNNNNNNNNNNNNNNNNNNNNNNNNNNNNNNNNNNNNNNNNNNNNNNNNNNNNNNNNNNNNNNNNNNNNNNNNNNNNNNNNNNNNNNNNNNNNNNNNNNNNNNNNNNNNNNNNNNNNNNNNNNNNNNNNNNNNNNNNNNNNNNNNNNNNNNNNNNNNNNNNNNNNNNNNNNNNNNNNNNNNNNNNNNNNNNNNNNNNNNNNNNNNNNNNNNNNNNNNNNNNNNNNNNNNNNNNNNNNNNNNNNNNNNNNNNNNNNNNNNNNNNNNNNNNNNNNNNNNNNNNNNNNNNNNNNNNNNNNNNNNNNNNNNNNNNNNNNNNNNNNNNNNNNNNNNNNNNNNNNNNNNNNNNNNNNNNNNNNNNNNNNNNNNNNNNNNNNNNNNNNNNNNNNNNNNNNNNNNNNNNNNNNNNNNNNNNNNNNNNNNNNNNNNNNNNNNNNNNNNNNNNNNNNNNNNNNNNNNNNNNNNNNNNNNNNNNNNNNNNNNNNNNNNNNNNNNNNNNNNNNNNNNNNNNNNNNNNNNNNNNNNNNNNNNNNNNNNNNNNNNNNNNNNNNNNNNNNNNNNNNNNNNNNNNNNNNNNNNNNNNNNNNNNNNNNNNNNNNNNNNNNNNNNNNNNNNNNNNNNNNNNNNNNNNNNNNNNNNNNNNNNNNNNNNNNNNNNNNNNNNNNNNNNNNNNNNNNNNNNNNNNNNNNNNNNNNNNNNNNNNNNNNNNNNNNNNNNNNNNNNNNNNNNNNNNNNNNNNNNNNNNNNNNNNNNNNNNNNNNNNNNNNNNNNNNNNNNNNNNNNNNNNNNNNNNNNNNNNNNNNNNNNNNNNNNNNNNNNNNNNNNNNNNNNNNNNNNNNNNNNNNNNNNNNNNNNNNNNNNNNNNNNNNNNNNNNNNNNNNNNNNNNNNNNNNNNNNNNNNNNNNNNNNNNNNNNNNNNNNNNNNNNNNNNNNNNNNNNNNNNNNNNNNNNNNNNNNNNNNNNNNNNNNNNNNNNNNNNNNNNNNNNNNNNNNNNNNNNNNNNNNNNNNNNNNNNNNNNNNNNNNNNNNNNNNNNNNNNNNNNNNNNNNNNNNNNNNNNNNNNNNNNNNNNNNNNNNNNNNNNNNNNNNNNNNNNNNNNNNNNNNNNNNNNNNNNNNNNNNNNNNNNNNNNNNNNNNNNNNNNNNNNNNNNNNNNNNNNNNNNNNNNNNNNNNNNNNNNNNNNNNNNNNNNNNNNNNNNNNNNNNNNNNNNNNNNNNNNNNNNNNNNNNNNNNNNNNNNNNNNNNNNNNNNNNNNNNNNNNNNNNNNNNNNNNNNNNNNNNNNNNNNNNNNNNNNNNNNNNNNNNNNNNNNNNNNNNNNNNNNNNNNNNNNNNNNNNNNNNNNNNNNNNNNNNNNNNNNNNNNNNNNNNNNNNNNNNNNNNNNNNNNNNNNNNNNNNNNNNNNNNNNNNNNNNNNNNNNNNNNNNNNNNNNNNNNNNNNNNNNNNNNNNNNNNNNNNNNNNNNNNNNNNNNNNNNNNNNNNNNNNNNNNNNNNNNNNNNNNNNNNNNNNNNNNNNNNNNNNNNNNNNNNNNNNNNNNNNNNNNNNNNNNNNNNNNNNNNNNNNNNNNNNNNNNNNNNNNNNNNNNNNNNNNNNNNNNNNNNNNNNNNNNNNNNNNNNNNNNNNNNNNNNNNNNNNNNNNNNNNNNNNNNNNNNNNNNNNNNNNNNNNNNNNNNNNNNNNNNNNNNNNNNNNNNNNNNNNNNNNNNNNNNNNNNNNNNNNNNNNNNNNNNNNNNNNNNNNNNNNNNNNNNNNNNNNNNNNNNNNNNNNNNNNNNNNNNNNNNNNNNNNNNNNNNNNNNNNNNNNNNNNNNNNNNNNNNNNNNNNNNNNNNNNNNNNNNNNNNNNNNNNNNNNNNNNNNNNNNNNNNNNNNNNNNNNNNNNNNNNNNNNNNNNNNNNNNNNNNNNNNNNNNNNNNNNNNNNNNNNNNNNNNNNNNNNNNNNNNNNNNNNNNNNNNNNNNNNNNNNNNNNNNNNNNNNNNNNNNNNNNNNNNNNNNNNNNNNNNNNNNNNNNNNNNNNNNNNNNNNNNNNNNNNNNNNNNNNNNNNNNNNNNNNNNNNNNNNNNNNNNNNNNNNNNNNNNNNNNNNNNNNNNNNNNNNNNNNNNNNNNNNNNNNNNNNNNNNNNNNNNNNNNNNNNNNNNNNNNNNNNNNNNNNNNNNNNNNNNNNNNNNNNNNNNNNNNNNNNNNNNNNNNNNNNNNNNNGGGGGGGgggtttatttaaaaaaaaaaaagtgataaaGCTAACACAACAAGACTGGTGGTTATTCAATCAGTGACTCGCAACACTGGGGTGAAGAGGTTTGACTCGAACCACACGGGACAGCCCTAGTCGCAGACCCTGACCTGGAGACTTCACTGCTGGACTCTGGGATGAATTAGGACTTCTACCAATTTGACCTGGggaaacaaaatgtaacattgGCGATCAATTTACAGAAGTAAGTGTTTTTAAAGGATTATATCGCTGCTGTCATTCACTTGAACTGCACCTGGTGGGGTCCACTTGGGTATTCTGCCCCCTGCTGGGTtcagagagaatgcaggtttcgaTGTGGAAGCTGTGGAGGATGACGCCGGTCTTTTGGGTGCAAGTTTGGCTGTTGGAGGACTTCTCACTGGTGTGGAAGCTGCTGTGAGACAACCTAGTTCTCATAACAATGACCAAATTCAATTACAATCACAGCCAAAAGTTAAATCTTCTTTGATGAACTTCAAGAACGTACCTGCTGCCTGTGATTTGGACTTTGACGGTTTTGATGTTcgcttttcttttttagaggcaGAAGGCTGCGGTTTGGTCTTCACGTTCTTGGTtgctttctccttttttgttttgctgactTTCTTCACTGTGAATTCCTCATCTTCACTCTCAGCTGGTTCACTGAAATCTTCATCACTTTCTGAATCTGGAAatgcattatttatattttactgacacaaaaataaagaaaaaaacatggaaaCTACATAAACCGAAACCAAATATTTATGGAGCAATGGCAGGATAATAACCTGGCATCAGCTTGGGCTCATAGTCTTCATCTTCATCCATAGGCTTTTTCTTATGCTCCTCAGTGGCTTTAGTGACAGACTCCTTTCTCTGTCTTGAAAGGGCAAGTGACTCTTTTTCTAGTGTGATTTCATCCAGGccttaagaaaacaaaaaatttacagaaaatgtttataCCATCTTATCCTCAAACAAGATTAAATTAAGAACAATGTATTTATAAAGCATGAGGAAGTGACATGTGCTATTAAAGATGTGCAGTGGACAAACATTTGGAAAATGTACCCAAAATTGCAGTATACACACTGCAGTTGGACAAGTGCAAAGACGCTGGATCTGTGTTTTCATCTACTGGATCTTGAACCTTGACATCTCCTGGAGAAAGTGAACAGGAATTTAAGTTGACAGCTCTTAAACAACACACAATTAAGTTTTCAAACCCATACCTTTACTGGTCGAAGACTGGTCTTTTATCCCATCTGCATTATTCAGCAGGGATAGTGTAATGGCTGCTTCTAGATCTCTTTCATGCAACTTCTCATCCAATGGTCTtctgtaaaaaaacagaaataatgttGAGAAGATTCAAGCCATGTTATATGCATAATGTTAGGTTGTGTAAAAAGATTttcaacttttattttactcttcAAGATAGATACAACGGTCTTTCGCCCAGGGGCCCATTTAATATCAGGTTTCTGTACTCATCcctaaataaaaagatttttcttATTCATCACATGTCATTTGCGATTTGTCATGGCACACTTCGTATGACAATGCAAATACAACAATCAGTCAGCACTAGGGAGAACACTGATTTTCATGTCCTTTCCCGAGCCAGTGATCAGCCTGATGATTATACTCATTAAACTCACTACGTGTACAACAGCCAGAGTCCCTGATACTCCAGTTTATCTTCCATTGGGTGGTGATAAAATCCCAATGGAGACATCATTATATTTACTTTGCATGACCAGTTTAAACCCGTCACACAGTGTTTTTACATTACAGCTGGCTCTAGACATCTTTTCTTTGTAGACTGGTATTTGTGCTGATTTCACTTTTCATAAGCTAAACAGACTGATTTTGTTGTGCAAATGTCACTGAGGATCTGCTTTTCTCATTCTGAGTTGGTATAGATCTCCACCATCTTAACCATCTTGTTGTGTGCATGGTCTACCTGCTCTTCTGTATCACTGTGGATTGTGAGTTGGACTCTTGACCGAAGGACTGGCTTGACGATCTCTTGTGCTCTTGTTTCACATCCTCCCTGGCCTTTTTGCTGGGTGGAGCCATCGCACAGGCAAAATCATCATCTGCTACAACATGAAGACAACATGGAGATTTGTTGGTGGTGAGAGAAGACTGAGTCTGTTAATGTAGGCTTATGTGTACCCCTTCTTTTCTATTGACATCTAAAATAATCTCACAAATGAGatgtaactaacgttactgGTACCATTTTAAATCTTGTATAAAGCATGTGCAGCTCAAAATGTTCCAATGGGCAGGCTGGTCTGAAAgacttgaaaatgttttgcatgcTAATGAGCCAGTGATGTATTTAAGTTGATAGGCATTAAAGGGAAATAACTGTAGCTAATGTAACGTTAACTGGATAATATAAATGTAACCAGAATAGATTAAGAGGCCATAATTTCTCACCATCATCAAAGTCCTTGGCTTCACAGTAATTCACAGTCTTTGTCTTCCTGTCAACAGTAAACAACGTGTTAGCTTTCAACAATATCAGGCAAACTGGGACCCTTTGAATTAGGGTATACAAACCTTGATGGTCGGTCCATTGCTTGTGAATTTTattaagctaacgttaaccaATCAGCTGCAAAACTGACGTTGATGTAAGAAACACAAGCTAATGTTTGCACGCTGGAGAAGCTAACCTGGCTTTAATCATCGATAGttttaaatgctaacatgcgTCCGATCATTCACCACGTGAAATGTCTTTACTTTAGCTTACTAGCACGTTAAACTATCAAAGTAATGCAACTTCTGTTACACAACAGTTAACGGAAGACTTTGCTACGCTGTTCAACCAGCCCGCCTGAACCGAGGAGAAGTGACGATTTGTGTTGACCAATTTGACGAACACCGGCAGCTGATTCGTTGCTTAAGaaacattcatttttttctttttggctttaaaataaaaaataaaacggACGCAGGGAATGGATCGACCGCTTGTATGtattcaaaaatgtttaattactcatttttatttttctgaaaaataaaatgtgtcgAATCTGCTTCCATTAAATATCACGGAGCTCTTACTCGCTAGATGGATGGACTGGGCTCATTAATCTGATCAGGTAATTTGGggaattagatattttttttgaAGGAAGTATAACATATGTCGAAGGGAGAGTAATAGTTATTGTGTGTTAATAATTAAATCATGAATGTTGCCGTGTTGGAGATGTGAACAGGTAGAAAGGGCCAGAATGCAGACAGTTAAACTAGCAAACTGCCATCAAGCATCTCGGTTTAAATAACATTTGCAATATAGTACAACAATTACTGTTATTGCAACAccaaaaatacaatttaaatcaCTATAAGAGAACAAATGAAGCTTTACAAATGATTGCCTTAGCAAGACATATAAGGTCTTGCTAAGGCAATCAATGATGCTaataattgttttcattatctggTAATCTTATTATTATACAGGTGAAagtcgaaaaattagcataatcgtgcaaaagttcatttatttcagtaattcaacttaaaaggtgaaactaatatattatatagactcattgcatgcaaagtgagatatttcaagactttatttgatataatttcgatgattattgcgtacagcttatgaaaaccccaaattcaaaatctcagaaaatttgaatatttaaaaaaaaaaaaaaaaaaaaaaaaaaaaggattttaaatacagaaatgtcagccctctgaaaagtttACCATGCATATGTACTCGGTTTGGGCTCCTTTTGCATGAAGTACTGCCTCAATGCtgcgtggcatggatgctatcagcctctggcactgctgaggtgttatggaagaccaggatgcttcaacaGCGGCCTTCAGcccttctgcattgttcggtctcatgtctttcatctttctcttggcaatgccccatagattgtctatggggttcaggtcaggccagtttgctggccaatcaagtacagtaatcccatggtcattgaaccaggttttggtacttttggcagtgtgggcaggtgccaagtcctgctggaaaatgaagttagcatctccataaagctcgtctgctgaaggaagcataaagtgcactaaaatgtcctggtagacggctgcgctgactctggacttaataaagcacagtggaccaacaccagcagatgacatggctccccaaaccaacacagactgtggaaacttcacactggacttcaagcatcgtggattgtgtgcctctccattcttcctccagactctgggaccttggtttccaaacgagatgcaaaatttgctctcatcagaaaagaggtcTTTGGatcactgagaaacagaccagttctttttttctttagcccaggtaagacgcttctgacgttgtttgttgacaagaggaatacgacattt
It encodes:
- the rad51ap1 gene encoding RAD51-associated protein 1 isoform X4, whose product is MDRPSRKTKTVNYCEAKDFDDADDDFACAMAPPSKKAREDVKQEHKRSSSQSFGQESNSQSTVIQKSRRPLDEKLHERDLEAAITLSLLNNADGIKDQSSTSKGDVKVQDPVDENTDPASLHLSNCSVYTAILGLDEITLEKESLALSRQRKESVTKATEEHKKKPMDEDEDYEPKLMPDSESDEDFSEPAESEDEEFTVKKVSKTKKEKATKNVKTKPQPSASKKEKRTSKPSKSKSQAAASTPVRSPPTAKLAPKRPASSSTASTSKPAFSLNPAGGRIPKWTPPGQIGRSPNSSQSPAVKSPGQGLRLGLSRVVRVKPLHPSVASH
- the rad51ap1 gene encoding RAD51-associated protein 1 isoform X3; amino-acid sequence: MDRPSRKTKTVNYCEAKDFDDADDDFACAMAPPSKKAREDVKQEHKRSSSQSFGQESNSQSTVIQKSRRPLDEKLHERDLEAAITLSLLNNADGIKDQSSTSKGDVKVQDPVDENTDPASLHLSNCSVYTAILGLDEITLEKESLALSRQRKESVTKATEEHKKKPMDEDEDYEPKLMPDSESDEDFSEPAESEDEEFTVKKVSKTKKEKATKNVKTKPQPSASKKEKRTSKPSKSKSQAAAASTPVRSPPTAKLAPKRPASSSTASTSKPAFSLNPAGGRIPKWTPPGQIGRSPNSSQSPAVKSPGQGLRLGLSRVVRVKPLHPSVASH
- the rad51ap1 gene encoding RAD51-associated protein 1 isoform X2, which codes for MDRPSRKTKTVNYCEAKDFDDDDDFACAMAPPSKKAREDVKQEHKRSSSQSFGQESNSQSTVIQKSRRPLDEKLHERDLEAAITLSLLNNADGIKDQSSTSKGDVKVQDPVDENTDPASLHLSNCSVYTAILGLDEITLEKESLALSRQRKESVTKATEEHKKKPMDEDEDYEPKLMPDSESDEDFSEPAESEDEEFTVKKVSKTKKEKATKNVKTKPQPSASKKEKRTSKPSKSKSQAAGCLTAASTPVRSPPTAKLAPKRPASSSTASTSKPAFSLNPAGGRIPKWTPPGQIGRSPNSSQSPAVKSPGQGLRLGLSRVVRVKPLHPSVASH
- the rad51ap1 gene encoding RAD51-associated protein 1 isoform X1, giving the protein MDRPSRKTKTVNYCEAKDFDDADDDFACAMAPPSKKAREDVKQEHKRSSSQSFGQESNSQSTVIQKSRRPLDEKLHERDLEAAITLSLLNNADGIKDQSSTSKGDVKVQDPVDENTDPASLHLSNCSVYTAILGLDEITLEKESLALSRQRKESVTKATEEHKKKPMDEDEDYEPKLMPDSESDEDFSEPAESEDEEFTVKKVSKTKKEKATKNVKTKPQPSASKKEKRTSKPSKSKSQAAGCLTAASTPVRSPPTAKLAPKRPASSSTASTSKPAFSLNPAGGRIPKWTPPGQIGRSPNSSQSPAVKSPGQGLRLGLSRVVRVKPLHPSVASH
- the rad51ap1 gene encoding RAD51-associated protein 1 isoform X6; amino-acid sequence: MDRPSRKTKTVNYCEAKDFDDDDDFACAMAPPSKKAREDVKQEHKRSSSQSFGQESNSQSTVIQKSRRPLDEKLHERDLEAAITLSLLNNADGIKDQSSTSKGDVKVQDPVDENTDPASLHLSNCSVYTAILGLDEITLEKESLALSRQRKESVTKATEEHKKKPMDEDEDYEPKLMPDSESDEDFSEPAESEDEEFTVKKVSKTKKEKATKNVKTKPQPSASKKEKRTSKPSKSKSQAAASTPVRSPPTAKLAPKRPASSSTASTSKPAFSLNPAGGRIPKWTPPGQIGRSPNSSQSPAVKSPGQGLRLGLSRVVRVKPLHPSVASH
- the rad51ap1 gene encoding RAD51-associated protein 1 isoform X5; protein product: MDRPSRKTKTVNYCEAKDFDDADDDFACAMAPPSKKAREDVKQEHKRSSSQSFGQESNSQSTVIQKSRRPLDEKLHERDLEAAITLSLLNNADGIKDQSSTSKGLDEITLEKESLALSRQRKESVTKATEEHKKKPMDEDEDYEPKLMPDSESDEDFSEPAESEDEEFTVKKVSKTKKEKATKNVKTKPQPSASKKEKRTSKPSKSKSQAAGCLTAASTPVRSPPTAKLAPKRPASSSTASTSKPAFSLNPAGGRIPKWTPPGQIGRSPNSSQSPAVKSPGQGLRLGLSRVVRVKPLHPSVASH